From a single Candidatus Methylomirabilota bacterium genomic region:
- the istB gene encoding IS21-like element helper ATPase IstB, translating to MLATPTLDKLHALKLPALAQAWTEQQQNAELATLSFDERLGLLVDAEWLARENKRLARALQDAKLKLPQACIEAIDYPARRELDKAVIRQLATCRWIAEHQQVLVTGAPGTGKSFIACALAHQACRRGYRAYYRRASRLFEDLRVARADGSYGRLLGKLARMDVLLLDDWGLAPPQDQERRDLLEILEDRYGSRSTIVTSQLPPAQWHDHIGEPTLADAICDRLLHNAHRLVLKGPSRRKEGKLDS from the coding sequence ATGCTCGCCACCCCGACCCTCGACAAACTGCACGCCCTCAAGCTGCCGGCCCTGGCCCAGGCCTGGACTGAGCAACAGCAGAACGCCGAGCTCGCCACCCTCAGCTTCGATGAGCGGCTCGGGCTGCTGGTCGACGCCGAGTGGCTGGCGCGGGAGAACAAGCGCCTGGCCCGCGCCCTCCAGGACGCCAAGCTCAAGCTGCCACAGGCCTGCATCGAAGCCATCGACTATCCCGCCCGCCGGGAGCTCGACAAGGCCGTCATCCGCCAGCTCGCCACCTGCCGCTGGATCGCCGAGCACCAGCAGGTCCTCGTCACCGGCGCCCCCGGCACCGGCAAGAGCTTCATCGCCTGTGCCCTCGCCCACCAGGCCTGCCGCCGCGGCTACCGCGCCTACTACCGCCGGGCCTCCCGCCTGTTCGAGGACCTCCGCGTGGCGCGCGCCGACGGCAGCTACGGCCGGCTCCTCGGCAAACTCGCCCGGATGGACGTCCTCCTCCTCGATGACTGGGGCTTGGCCCCGCCGCAGGACCAGGAGCGCCGGGACCTGCTCGAGATTCTCGAGGACCGGTATGGGAGCCGCTCCACGATCGTCACGAGCCAGCTCCCCCCGGCCCAGTGGCACGATCACATCGGCGAGCCTACCCTGGCCGACGCCATCTGCGATCGACTCCTCCACAATGCGCACCGACTCGTGCTAAAAGGTCCCTCACGGAGAAAGGAGGGCAAGCTCGACAGCTGA